AGGAACTTGCGAGGGACCTGGCAGAACGCGAAGCTGATTTGGAAGAACTGACCAACCTCGTAAGCACAAAGGATGAGGTGATTAAAAACGCGGAGAGAAGACTACTGCATgcgaaaaaattaatagcagaTCTGAAGGCAGAGGTCCAGTCACTTCGTAGCAGAAACGATCAGCAGGAACCTGAGCAGCAGACGCCGCAGCAACAGTCAGAGACAGAGATAGGCCGCGTGAACTCCCATAGCCTCTCCAGCATTCACAGTCGGTACGCGAAGGTCCTTCAGGTCATTGACGACAACCGCTGCAGCATGGCCAATGCGTTCCGTCTCGCTGGATGTCCGAGGAGTATTGTCCGGGACTTCGTGGCGATTGCAGAGCTAAAGATCCTGGACCATAGAGAGCACGATCGTGTTATCAGAGACCATGCTGGCTCTGTAAAAGAATTGGAAGCGACCTGCAGAAGAAGACTTCGGAGCTATCTTCCAGTCATGGCTAACCTGCGGCGTGAGGGGAAGCTGTTGCCTCTGAAGTTTGAAGAGCGTTTCTACCCGGAGTAATGGTGTTCCTACCTAaaccaaaaaaacggctcctttaggagccaccaagtttacaaaagtcaatgaccaactataaaaaagattccaatcaatctaggacaaaacaaaataaaaacatgactatactagaatacgtaaaaagatacactgacaacttgaccaccagaaaaattcgagagggattgggccttgattttacctttccaatatggcggacagaaaTATTAAAAAGCTGCAGTTGCGTAAGTCGTCTAGTTATTTTCGGCTTTGTGACGCTAGTCTTGAACAGTGATTACCATAACTAAGAAGGAAAGCAGTTTGGTTCGGATGTAAAGCGAAAACAGCGAGGTTAGTGATAACATTGTACCGACATCTTACCGACACAtcaccaactgtcggccgactgatagtctatgttttggggaaaacctgtcggccgtctgtcggccgacagtcggccaacagacggccgacaatcggccgacaggtttttcggggagctcttcttcacaattacccaagtaagtgaaagaaattttttaaaaaagtatatAAAGGTAAATAGTATCACACAGCTAAACGGTTAATAAAAGAGTTTTTGAAATGTATAGTGTTAATCTTAGGTTTAAAACAAGTTTCTTTCCTAAGATTATAGCTGGACGATTTAACATGAAGCATGATAGATATAAGTGAGTGTCCTTTAGAGATCATAAGCACTTACACACTTAGACGTATATTTCCTTTTAAAACAGTGGTCTAAGAAACATTGCACAGGTGTAAGATCGAACTTGGATGCGGCATAGACAGATAATGCGTAATTAATATTAGGTAGCACTATAGTATTAAAGAGAAGGTCTATTTCTGACTGACTGTACCCCTCTTTGCGCAGTGTTCTTACAATGTGTAGGATTATTAGCTTTAGCAAGTTTGTTCTTCACTTGCACTGAAAATGTGCTGTCGCATTGGAAGGTGACCCACAAGATCTCTACTTCTTTACAACTGGGTATCAACCCAATAGGTGAAAATAGGTCACAGTTGCCTCTCTTTTTTATTGTCAGCTCTTTACATTTGTTTCAGTTGCAAGCCATTCCATTTACACTCCTAGAATTAGCTTCAGTGGGTTATAATTCAAAAACAGCACAGTATACTGACCCATGAAAATGTAATtgctggaaactgttttgaaCCGGTAAAACATGAAAAATCCTAATCATTTCACATTTAGGTGTCATTAGTGGAATTATTTCCTTATCTATGATATCTTGACACGAAGCTCTTAATCTGGTTTGCCTTTAGCTTGTTTCCCTCACCTAATTTTGTGGAGCATTTTATCTTGACCGTTAATGCGGCTGTATATCGCTTGTTCCTGTCATCAACACCCTTAAGGTAGTACGCAATCATTTCCTTCTGTTGTTCACTAAAGTGCTTCTTAGTTCTAGTCGGGTGGTTAGATTTGTCAGCCCTTACAGGCATTTAGTTGAGCCAGCTCTTCTCTTCAGGGTTTAAATCTGATCCTTCAGTTCCTCATTGCTTACATACTATTTGTTTTATCAAAGAAACTTTGTTCTTGATTGGAACTTTATTACATGTACTGGAAGACTTAAAACAACATCCAATTTCTTTGTACCTTGTTAAATTTCCTTTTCACAGGAAAGACTTGCCACAGTTACAGCAAGTGTTATTTCCATGTAATGCGGTCAATGCAGTTGAGCAACTTTGTGTAGCTAAATTGTCCTTTTTGACCAAGAAATCCTATGTGATAATGCTTTCACTCTTGTTGCATATCGTAAACATAGTAAGTAGAGGAGAATGGCTATGCAAGCCAGCGAACTTCAAAGAGGGAAATAATAGCTTTGTATCTGATGTTGAGCCTGCAcacattgtaaacaaaagggAGGACAAAGTATATGGACTTACCATTTTTGGAAATGATTTGGATGCTATTTTGGATATGTCTTGGAAAAGGACGAATTTTTACCAGAGGAATTTTCAGCGGCAGTAAATAGTGGGAGTACAGGAAATCTGTTTTTTTAACTGAATGCGCGACCAAACAGGTTTAAGCACATGTGCAGTATCGGTATAAACTAAAAGTCACTTGTCATGTGGCTTTTATGTGTATATATAGCACGTGAAACGGCACACAATATATAGTTTGCATTAATAGATTAGCAACTGTATTACCAATAAAAAGACCAGAATCTGACTCAGATTGATTTGTAAACTCAGACCTTCTTGTGGTTTCCTGAGCTTGTTTTCAGTTGTAAACACAGTTTAATAGCTCTTGGTTTTCTCAAGCATCCAGCAGCCCTTTTATGCTTACACACAGTAGAGCTCATCGATTATCTTCCTTTTACCACCATTATTTAATCAAATGATAGTGAATGTTTTAAACTCTTGTTGTCGATAGGCCCAAACTCGAGAAATTATTTGTGACTGTGGAAAAAGTAGACTAAACGTGACTATGACAGGCACAGGGCAACACAACATGCTGAAAATGGGAGAGAGATGGCCACATTAGCAACAAGTACTCTATGTGAGGTAGTAGACAGTGCCGTGTGAATGAGATGACCGGGTTCAGATTTGAATAAGAGGAAGGATCTCAAGAATTCTCTGTTCTAAAAACAATCTATGAATGGCAATAGTGAACAATGGCTCACATATTTGGATGTTGGTAACCTGTGGGCCAACTCAGGCTGCCGACCCATTACCGAAGCGGCAATAGTAAACAATGGCTCCCATATTCGACACTTTTAAGTAGACCACAAAGTGACAGTAAATTAAAAGCTGTCTATCATCTGTCTGATCCGCTTTGAACggtaaaacgttttttttttactaaatcTCCTGACCGCATGCAACACAATTTAGTGGTAATTTAGTACCCATTTCTCATATATGTTTTTTTAACACAAAATAAGCTTGATTTAACCATTTTGGGGCAACAAATAAGCAAAGCCAAAAGTAGTTTTCCAGTTGCCCTATAATGCTTTGTGAAACTATAGTTAACAGTACTTCACATATGTCTAATTAATATTCTCTTTTACTTATCAACAGGTCTTAGTGCAGTTTGTTAACATTGTTGTCAATAAAAGTATACTCTTCTTCATGTGTTATTAGGCTTTGTTTTATATCACTCTTAAAACACATCAATTCGTTGACCATAGACTTTTTTTGGTGGCTCATAGAGGAGCCGTTTGTTTTTGCTTAAACTGAGCAAACTTAGTTCTTAGATCTCTGCTATGTGGGACAACATGTAGAGCTATCCTTCTCCTGGGTTCGCCTCTTGATGGAGTTTACTCTTGCTAACCTGGCAGTTTTCCTAGTGGTTGACCATCAGGCAGATGTGGCCTACATCGTTCAAGTTAAAGTATGGCAAGAACCTGTCTGAAATAATCAGATAATAATCTGGTTACCAAAGTCTCTCGGTGATCTGGAGCGCGAAAAGCTAGACTTCTACCATTCCAAACACCCACTGGCCGTCAGAAGCACGTACATGATTGTCCTTTCGCTTGTCCTTTCGCTTGTTGCCAAATATTAACTTGTCAATCTCCACCGTTTTTCCTTGGCCACCTAACTTGAAGTTACCTTTTAATATCTTCATGGAGCAGATGTTGTGGATTTTGCCAAGTACTGTCACAATGGTTCAAAGTGATAATCCGGTTAGTAGCAAGTCTTTTGTTGGATTCACCAATGGGCCACATTGTGCAGGGCCGTAGCAAGGCTAAtataactgggggggcacgcgagcgccagAGGCGCGAGCTggtaggggggtctgggggcatgctcgctttgaaaatgttgtatcttgaaaccagcaaatgtttcacctttcagagtaaTCAAAGTACGTTCGTAGtttttaaactgtctgagttgccttagaggcaaacgtagacctcttcggcaggtcgtttttcgAAAACTTTCCAAACAATGCCTTGCGCCGCTCATTGTCCCCCACAAACAAATTCTATGTCACTACTATGTCAATACAATCTGCCAATTCCTTGTGGACATGCAGAAGCATTAGGTGGTTGAGCCTGCCCTCTCCCGTCGTTGAAGGCAGGTAGGTCTTGACTCGCTTTAAGGCGGAGAAGGAGCACTCGCTGACGGCATTGGTAGCTGGCATGACAAGCATAAG
Above is a genomic segment from Acropora muricata isolate sample 2 chromosome 1, ASM3666990v1, whole genome shotgun sequence containing:
- the LOC136911803 gene encoding uncharacterized protein, which codes for MAHRILKCTVCGGDHSIFHCENKCGVCHGDNRKCSCSEQPPSKKKKSRKQKQSSGDQQSVADLRKLYDNLQKEHERVGSAFQNLKDQNEELARDLAEREADLEELTNLVSTKDEVIKNAERRLLHAKKLIADLKAEVQSLRSRNDQQEPEQQTPQQQSETEIGRVNSHSLSSIHSRYAKVLQVIDDNRCSMANAFRLAGCPRSIVRDFVAIAELKILDHREHDRVIRDHAGSVKELEATCRRRLRSYLPVMANLRREGKLLPLKFEERFYPE